One Vespa crabro chromosome 4, iyVesCrab1.2, whole genome shotgun sequence DNA segment encodes these proteins:
- the LOC124423597 gene encoding uncharacterized protein LOC124423597, with translation MGFVWHIQGKSASGLCWKELLIHGNISSRQFYYSVKQPKSATTQINLLEEIANKAGLKISVEKTKFITNIKNAQKFLTTDIGPVEKVKKFKYLGEISQENGLEKSAVEERVRKMERAYIVKPECLYASECLVLNYRVDKLEVLERRIMRKILGTVKTTEEWKLRSNDEIYRNIEGITKTIRKRRLQFFGHIYRMDDSRLTKRILMYLWEKKTIASWIKGRLKKKPGAKWSENRKMKEGTEEKTAKCEELKLARDP, from the exons ATGGGCTTTGTTTGGCATATACAAGGTAAATCTGCATCTGGCCTTTGTTGGAAAGAGTTGCTCATCCATGGTAATATAAGCTCCCG ACAATTTTACTATAGTGTCAAACAACCTAAAAGTGCAACAACACAAATCAATCTCTTGGAAGAAATAGCTAACAAAGCAGGTTTGAAAATCTCCGTAGAAAAaactaaatttattacaaatatcaaGAACgctcaaaaatttttaactacAGATATTGGTCCAgtggaaaaagtaaagaaattcaaataccTGGGAGAAATAAGTCAAGAAAATGGTTTAGAAAAATCTGCAGTAGAAGAAAGAGTACGCAAGATGGAAAGGGCGTATA TAGTGAAACCGGAATGCTTATACGCGAGTGAATGCTTGGTACTAAATTATAGAGTAGATAAATTAGAAGTACTAGAAAGGAGAATCATGAGGAAAATTTTAGGTACAGTGAAAACAACAGAAGAATGGAAATTAAGATCTAATGATGAAATATACAGGAACATAGAAGGCataacaaaaacgataaggaaaagaagactGCAATTTTTTGGTCATATTTATAGAATGGATGATTCCAGACTAACAAAAAGGATACTCATGTACCTTTGGGAGAAAAAGACAATAGCTAGCTGGAtaaaag GAAGATTGAAGAAGAAACCTGGTGCGAAGTGGTCTGAGAACAGAAAGATGAAGGAGGGAACGGAAGAGAAAACAGCTAAGTGTGAAGAATTGAAATTGGCACGTGATCCCTAG